GTCGGATCTAAAGCTGCCTGTGGACCAGGACGAGGGGGAACTGCCGTATATTCTGGCCCGCAGATTAAGAGTGTCACGCGAAAAGATCAATAACCTGCGGATACTACGGCGTTCTGTTGACGCACGCCAAAAGCCGGAGCTTTTTTTTGTTTATACCGTTGAGTTTTCTGCGCAGATTTCCGGTCCGGAATTAAGAAAAGCAATGGTCCATTATCCGCGGCTGAAAGAAAAAGTGTTTGTCCCGGAGCACCCGCTAAATGGCTACCCGGCGTCCAAACTTGCTTTCCGGCCGATTGTGGTGGGGACAGGACCTGCCGGATATTTTGCTGCGTTGGCCCTGGCCCGGAAAGGCTACAGGCCGCTGGTGTTGGAACGTGGAGACAAAGTTGAAGACAGAAGCGGAACAGTTGAACGCTTTTGGAATACAGGAACCCTCGATCCGGAGAGTAATGTCCAATTTGGGGAAGGCGGTGCCGGGACATTTTCCGATGGCAAGCTGACCACCCGGATTGATGACCGAAGAGTACGGGAAGTATTGGAAAGTTTTGTGGAATTCGGAGCCAGCCCCGAAATTCTGTATGCGGCCAAACCACATATCGGAACCGATATACTGAAGAAGGTCGTCGCGGCAATGCGGGCTAAAATTGAAGCTTTGGGCGGTGAGGTGCTCTTCCGGACCAAAGTGACCGGTTTGAAAACCGTCAACAATCAACTGGAGGCTGTGGAGATCGATGGCGCGGAGACGATCCCGGCTGAAACGGTGATTCTAGCAGTCGGACACAGTGCGCGGGACGTTTATCAGTTCCTGAAGGTTCTTGGCGTGCAGCTAGAAGCGAAGCCTTTGGCGGTCGGCCTGCGAATCGAGCACCGGCAGGAATATGTCAACCTGACTCAATATGGGGGCCCTTTCCACGCTTGGCTAGGTCCGGCAGACTATCAGCTGACCTATAAAGATATAAGCAGCGGCCGAGGCGCTTATACGTTTTGCATGTGCCCCGGCGGACAGGTGATTGCCTCTTCTTCCGAAGACGGAGGGATCGTCACCAATGGGATGAGTAACTTTTCCAGGGACACTGCCATTGCGAACAGTGCGGTTGTTGTGACAGTCAGTCCGAAGGACTTTGCTTCTAGCGACCCATTAGCAGGGATTGATTTTCAGAGAGAATGGGAGCAGAAGGCTTTTCTGGCCGGAGGAAGGAATTACTGGGTACCCGCTCAGTCGGTACAGGATTTTTTGCGGAATCGGCTGACTAAGGAATTTCCGCTTGTACCGACGTACCGGCCGGGATATACATCGGTGGATCTGCATACGATTTTGCCGGATGAAATCGGCAGCGTGCTCGAGAGAGCCTTGCTGGCCTTTGATCAGAAAATGAAAGGTTTTGCCGGTGCCGAAGCCACACTTTCTGGAATCGAATCCAGAACGAGTGCACCTGTCAGGATCCTGCGCAATGAATCAGGCCAGTCCGTAAACCTGAAAGGTCTGTTTCCGGCAGGAGAAGGAGCTGGGTACGCCGGCGGGATCACCAGTTCGGCGGTCGATGGACTCAGGGCTGCCGAAAAATTGATGGCGCAATATGCGCCCAAAGAGTAAGAAAAGTTGGAAAGTCCAAAAAAATAAACCAATTTACAGTATATATAACCTTAAGTTGACTGGAAATGAAAGGGGAGCTTGAATTTGGCCAGACTTTTTGGAACGGATGGAGTCAGAGGAAAAGCAAATACGGAGCTTACGCCGGAGCTTGCTTTCAAACTTGGAAAAGCAGGAGCCTACGTTTTGGGAAAAAGGCAGGAAAAAGCCAAAATTGTCATTGGCAAGGATACTCGGATATCAGGAGATATGTTGGAGGCAGCGCTGGCAGCAGGTATTTGTTCTATGGGAGTCGATGTACTGAAGGCTGGAGTCCTTCCAACGCCGGGCATCGCATTTTTGACGCGGACGTTGGAAGCAAGTGCCGGTGTTGTCATTTCGGCGTCGCATAACCCTTATGAGGACAACGGTATTAAATTTTTTGCCGGAAGCGGATTCAAACTTTCGGACGAGTTGGAAGATGAGATTGAAGATACACTGAAGAGGATTGATGAGCTGGAATTACCTTCAGGCGGCGACATTGGCAGCATTGTGGAAGTCGAGAATGCGTCGGAGAAATATGCCGCATTCCTGAAAAAAACCTCCGTATCCCTGAAAGGGCTTAAAATCATTCTGGATTGCGCCAATGGCGCGGCTTATGAAGTGGGCCCAAAAGTACTGGCCGATCTCGGTGCTGAGGTCATACCACTCTATAACCAGCCTGACGGGATCAATATTAATGTTCACTGTGGTTCGACGCATCCGGAAGCGCTCGCTAAAGAAGTCCTGCAGCATGGTGCGGATCTCGGGCTGGCCTGTGACGGAGACGCGGATCGGATCATTGCGGTTGATGAGAACGGCAATATTCTTGATGGCGATGCGATCATGGTGATCTGTGCGCGAGCCCTGAAAGACAAAGGGAAGCTGGCCCATGATTCGCTGGTTGTAACCGTGATGAGTAACATGGGGCTGCATAAAGCTCTCCGCAAAGCTGGCATCCGGATCCTTGAGACCAAGGTCGGGGACCGCTACGTCATGGAGAAACTGCTGGAATCTGGCGCAATCCTCGGTGGGGAACAGTCCGGCCACCTTATTTTTCTGGAACACAATACGACGGGTGACGGGCTGCTCTCTGGTCTGCAGCTGTTGTCCGTAATAAAAGAGAAAAAAGCCAAGCTGTCCGAGCTGGCCAAACAAATGAAACGATTCCCGCAGGTCCTGGTAAATACCAGCGTCGGTAATAAAGACAAGATTATGCAGAATGAGCAAGTGAATCTGAAGGTCAGAGAGGTTCAGGAAAGCCTAGGCGAGGACGGCAGGATCCTTGTTCGTCCGTCCGGTACGGAGTCTCTGATCCGGGTCATGCTGGAAGGACCGGACCAGCAGGAGCTAATCAGGCTGGCTGAAGAAGTCGTCAAGGTGGTCAGGATTGTCGATCAGAATGACCTTGGCTGAAAAGGGTTAGAACCCTTTGACGGAAAATGTAATAGAATAAAAATGTAATAGACCGGCACCAACCAAGTTTTCTTTCAGATAATCTTCAGATGATCTTGAGAAAATAAGTCTGTACCTATTTTCTCATATAGATTATAATAGGAAAGTCGGAAGCATTGCTGGTCTGTTACATTGATAGATAATTGACTGCTTATGAGGAGATGGTTGGGAAATAGGTCAGGGATTAAAAAATGAATAGTGGATGATTTTGACGGTTTACAGTATACAGTTTACACTGCGGATTTTTCCGCACAAAAAATGTAGCGCCAGAGCCCATTTGGGTTGACGAGGAAGAGGTTAATCGAAGTTTTCGGCGGGTGCCTCTCGGTGGCTTGTCATCGTTAGATTCGTTGCAAATCCGGAAAGCAATTTCCGGGACAAGAGCGGATCAAACAGGAAGAAGGTTTTTCTTTGCGGAATCCCTTTAGTTGTCCGTACTTTCCTACGCCCGATTGCGAAGCAGTTGGGAAAGAAGTCACGAACAGGATTAACAGGTCTTGACTTGTTTTGATTTGTCTTGCCTTGTTATATCTTCTCTCACTTTATGTTTGTATGTTAGAGATTTGTGGCCGTCCTTGACGGCTATTTTTTATGGCTGACGAAAATATAATGTTATAGACACGTCATGAATGAGACAACAACTAAAAAATTATTAAATTTGAAACGAGGAGAACAAAAAACATGTGTGGTATTGTAGGATATTTTGGAGAGAAATCGGCTGTTCCGATTTTGGTTGAAGGTCTAAGAAAGCTTGAATATAGGGGATATGATTCCTCGGGCATAGCGGTCATGGAAGAAGGCGGGATCCGGATCACCAAGAGTGTTGGGAAACTTGTCAATTTAGAGGAAAAGCTAAGCAACCGCACTTACAATGCAAAAATCGGAATCGGCCATACCCGGTGGGCGACGCACGGCAGACCGTCTGATGTGAATGCTCACCCTCATATGGACTGCCATGGAGACTTTGCCGTTGTACATAACGGAATTATTGAGAATTATCTTGAGCTTAGAGAATGGCTGACTGCGGAGGGACATCTTTTCCGTTCCGAAACGGATACGGAAGTGCTGGCTCATCTGGTCGAACATTTTTATAAAGGGGATCTCCAGGACGCAGTCAAAAAAATGCTGGTCAAGGTAGAAGGGTCCTATGCAGTCGTCGTTTTGAGCTATAAGAATCCCGATATTATGGTTGCAGCCCGCAAAGACAGTCCGTTGATCGTCGGTATTGGAGACGGAGAATATTTTGTCGCGAGCGATATCCCGGCTGTACTTAAATATACGAGAAAGACGTACATCATGGAAGACGGGGAAATGGTGACCGTCTCGGCCAAAGGTTTGAAGTTCTGCGATTTTACGACAGGCGAATGTATTGAAAAGAGTGTCTTTGAAGTCACTTGGGATGCTGTGGCAGCCGAAAAAGGCGGTTACGAGCACTTTATGCTAAAAGAGATTTTTGAACAGCCGAAGGCCCTGCGGGACACGCTGGCCGGAAGACTGAACCACGACCATGTTGTGCTGCAGGAAGTGGATCTTACCCCGAAAGAGGTTGCTTTATTCAATAAAGTAGCAATTGTTGCCTGCGGAACTGCGTATCATGCCGGACTGATCGGCAAAGGGCTAATTGAACACTGGGCCAAAATACCGGTCGAAGTCGATATCGCTTCGGAGTTCCGGTACAGAGCACCTTTGATTGATGATAAAACCCTGGTCGTTGTAATCAGCCAGTCGGGAGAAACGGCCGACACCCTGGCAGCTTTGCGCGAATCCAAAAAGAAGGGAGCCAGAGTTATCGCAATCACTAATGTCGTCGGCAGCTCCGTGGCTAGGGAAGCACACGATGTGATCCACACCTGGGCGGGACCGGAAATTGCCGTGGCCTCGACGAAAGCTTATACGACTCAGATCGAAGGAATGATCCTGCTTGCACTTTATCTTACGCAGGCCAAAGGAACCATGCCGAAGGAATGGATCACCGAAATTATTTCCGAACTTGGCAAAATTCCTGATAAAGCGGAGATTATTCTCAAAGAAGGAGCTGAACGCATTAAGACCCTAGCCAGGTACTTTGAAGAAGTGAGCAGCGCATTCTTCATCGGGCGCGGTCTGGACTGGGCAGTTGCGCAGGAAGGTTCTCTGAAACTTAAAGAAATCTCGTATATTCACGCTGAAGCCTATGCTTCAGGTGAGTTAAAGCATGGCACGCTCGCGCTGATTACAGAGGATACACCGATCATCGCGCTCGCAACCCAGAGAGACCTGTACGAGAAAACGGTCTCGAATGTGATCGAGGTTAAGGCCAGGGACGCCAAGGTCATTGGGTTTACGTTTGAAGGAAATACCGATTTATATAAGTCGGTTAATGAAATATTCTATATCCCGGAGACCGTCAATGAGCTTGCTCCGATCTTAACGGTGATTCCACTGCAGCTTCTGTCCTACTATGTTTCCGTCGCCAGAGGGAATGATGTCGATAAGCCCAGGAACCTGGCTAAATCAGTGACGGTTGAGTAATATGAAGGGTATTTGGCAATCCTACGGAAGATACTGAAAAAGCCAGCCAAATAAAGTTATTTAGCAAAAAAAAGTAGCCCCCTGAATGCGGGCTACTTTTTTGCTCTCAACCTATTGCCGTTTGCCAACGGAAGCTCTATAACTAGGGCGTTTGCGTGCCCTGGTATATTTTACTTAAGACCATACTCCTTGATTTTTCTGTACAATGTTGATTTTGATAAGCCCAGCTCCCTGGCCGCTTCATCTTTGTTTTTGTTTTTACACAAAGCATGCATAATGGCTTCTTTTTGTATATCCCTTAAAGGCAGCGGATCATTGCTTTGTGTTACACTCACGGTGGTTTGCCTGTGTTTGATTTCATTCGGAAGGTCTCCGATATTCAGTATGCCGTTTTTGGCTTTAAAGACCGCATACACCATCGCATTTTTTAACTGCCTGATGTTTCCGGGCCAGGTATATTCCACAAGCGCTTTATAGACCTCAAAACTTAATTTGGGTGGTTCACATTGTAGTTCTTTACTGATCTGATCCAAAAAATAATGCGCGAGCAGGAGAATATCCTTTCCTCTGTCCCGCAACGGGGGGATGTCAATCGCTAAAACGGATAAACGGAAATATAGATCGCTTCGAAATGTTTTTTCCTGTACCATTTGAAACAGGTTCTGGTTAGTTGCGGCGATAAGTCTGAAGTTTACCGTGGTGTACTTGCTGCTGTTAATCCTGACGACTCTTTTGTCCTCGAGGACACGTAATAATACAGGCTGGACTTCCAAAGGCATATCCCCGATTTCATCCAAAAACAAAGTTCCACCATTGGCAGCCTCTATTTTACCGGGCTGACCGTTTTTGTTGGCTCCGGTAAAAGCTCCTCCTTCATAGCCGAATAATTCACTTTCAATTAAATTTCTGGGTATAGAAGCACAATTAAGGGCGACAAAAGGTCCTTCAGGACAATAATCATGATGAATTGCCTGAGCAAATATCTCTTTTCCTGTCCCGCTTTCACCATTCAGCAGAACATTATATGTAGACTTGCTGATATTCCTGGCAAAATCAATGGTCTGTACGATAGGCCGGCTTTTCCCGACAATGGCCTCAAAAGTATGAATGGTGTCATGATTAAGTTGAGATTGTTTTTCAATTCTTTCTTGAGATAACATGAAAATTCCGGCTCCTTTTATTTTGTCGATTAGATGCTTAGGGTCAATATTATCATTATCTGAAAATTATGTCAATTCAAATTTTACCCAGATGTTATAATCATCTATCAATAAAATTTGCCTTGTAAGACACTTAAGTAATATAATTATCTGGAAAAAGCTGTTACTGGGTAAGGAGGTTATCCCATTGTCAACCTATCATGCAGCGGCATGGATGGTGCCTGCAGAAAGCGGCCTAAAAAAGAAACATGTCCAGAAGGTGCTCGCGCTTTTGCCGGAGGACTGCGAACTGGTCCCGTTTGAGATTCATGGTAATAACTCCTCGGCGTATGGTTTTGCGACCATTGAGGTTATTGACGAAGAGGAAAACGGTCTGGAGACGATCGTCGATCTGCTGGAACCGCTTGTCGAAGACTGGACGGAGGATTCTTCCGACTGCACATTAGACTTGCCGGGCGGAAAGCAGACCTATATCGGCTGTGACTACCGTACAGTAATGGTTAGCGGAGTAGATCCGCAACCGCACAGTCATCATAATTAAAATCGTTTAAGAGTAACAAGATACAGATATTTGATTGAACAAGGTCAAGATCGTTGGCTATGCTGCGAAACCAATTGCTGAGCGGCTAAAAAAAAAGGAGGAAATCTGAATTCCTCCTCCTGAAGGATATTTTGTTAAAAACTCTGAAGGACCACTGAAAAATGGTGAGTTGGAATGTGCTGCCAACTGGGTGAAGCAAGTAATATCGTAAGTCATTTTTGCTTAAAAAGTATATTCCTGCGGTATAACTGAACGGACGTTACCCAAGGGTAATTACTTTCTCAGCCTCGGCCATAATATCCATATTCAGATACATGTTGCCGATTTCACCTACCTTGACCTGATCCTTCAGGTTGTAGAAGTCCAGGCAGATGCCACAGGCATAAATGGTAACCCCTTTATCGACTAAAGTCTTTAAAATGTTCAGAACTGGGGCATCTGCTGTGACCAGCTTGACGCCCTCGTGCAGGAATAAAATATGAGAGGGCAAATGGTCTCCCTCGCTCAGACTGTAGAGATAGGAATACATTAATTTCTCTCCTAGGATTTCTTCACCTTTACCGAAACCTTTACTTGTAACCAACAATACGTAACCCATAAAAAATGCTCCTTTCAATCCCCAATATTTATTTATACACAAAGACAAGAACCATTCATCTTAAATCCAAAATTTAACATGATCCCTGAAGCAAAAAATAATCATCAATCCATACGGACAGCTTTGAGTGGGAGAATGTCATACTGCTCCAAATACGCTTCAACGCCCTGCTGGTCGGAGCAGGTGATCTGGATCGCGAGCCCGCAGCCCTGGTTAATTGAGGGAGGGACCGGTATCAAGACAAAAGGCCAGCTGCCTGAATTCAAAAGATCTTCTGCTTCAAGCGTCTGATGAACGGAACTGAAAACAAGGGCGACATTTTCCGAACTTGTCACATTGAACCTCCCAATATGGTGTTTAAAGCAGCCAATAACGCCGCTATATCTGACTCTGCTTGAGAATAATTGATACTGATGCGCAATGCTCCGCGATCAATGGTTCCGGCTGTTTGATGGGCTAAGGGGGCGCAATGCAGTCCCGAGCGGGTAACAATATCAAAGCGGCGGTCCAGCTCCAGAGCCACGCTATCAGGGGTATGATTCCGGAAAACACAGGACACCAGGCCGACTCTCGCATTGATGTCACGGGGCCCGAGAATTTGGATTTCCGGGATATGTTCCAATCCTTCAAGCAGGATAGACATCAGTTGAAGTTCATGGCTGCGGATATTAGGGAGGCCCTCATGCAATATGAATTCTACCGCAGCCCCGAGGGCCGCGATTCCCGGGATATTCCGTGTGCCACTTTCCATCCCTTCTGGCCAGATATCCGGTTGTTCAAGGGTCAGGGAATGAAGGCCTGTCCCTCCATAAATCAGGGGATTTAAAACAAGATCTGGCCTGGCATAGTATCCGCCAACCCCTTGAGGTCCCGACAGGCTCTTATGGCCGGTAAAGGCTAAAAAATCGATGTGCTGGTCTTCCACGTCAATTGGTATCACGCCGGCAGTCTGGGCCGCATCCACCATAAACAGGCAATGGTGCGCTTTAGCAATTTGCCCGAGCTGTTTGATCGGCAGAATCGTACCCAGCACATTCGAAGCATGCGTAAAACAAAACAGGCGGGTATTGGGCTGAAAATTAGATTCCACGATAGCGGGATCCAAAAAACCCTCCCGGCTGCACGGAACAATTGTATAGGAAATTCCGCTCTTTTTGAGATATTCCAGCGGACGGACAACGGCATTATGTTCAAGGGAGCTGATCAGAACATGATCCCCAGTCTGAAGAAGTCCATGAAGTCCCACATTGAGCGATTCGGTGATATTCTGCGTAAAAACAATTCTCTCAGTATTTGCGATGCCAAACAAGCGGCTTAAAGCCTTTCTGGTATGAAGAAGCTCCCGCCCGGCGCGCAGAGAAGATTGATTGACACCGCGTCCGGCACTCCCTCCCTGACGCAGGACCCGGTCATGGGTTTCGTAGACCACCTCGGGTTTCGGCCAGGAAGTTGCGGCATTATCAAAATAAAGCAATTCCGTCTCCCCTTATCACATGGATTTAATATGACTTATTTTAGCATAGGGACATTGGATTTGCATCTTCTCCCGGCAGAATCTGCTATCTCTAATTCCGATCGGTCCTACTGTCAAGTATTCAAGACATCAATCGATGCCCGAATTCAATTGATGCTCCGGAATTTAATCGATGTTCTGAATCTAATTGAATTATTATTAATCAAAAGATAAACTGATACCAGTATCATGGTACTATGGTTTCCTGTTAGACATCATTAAGCTCGCGGTCAAAGGTGATGAAGGAAAGCATGGTCAAAAGACATGAGAGAGGGACCTTATGAAGAAATTCCAAACATTTCGGATTACGGAAGAACATCAGGGCTTGACTGTCGAGCAGTATTTGAAAAGTATTGTACAATGTTCCGGCAGAAAAATTCAAAAGCTGACCAGAGCAGGCGGAGTACGTCTCAATAAAAGAAATGCTTATCTTCAGAAAAAGATAAAAAGCGGGGACATCTTGGATGTTCTCGTTTTGGAAGATCAGTTCTTTGGGGTTAAGCCTGAGCCGGGATTGATTGACATTTTGTTTGAAGATCCGGCACTTATTATTTTATATAAACCAGCCGGCATGTTGGTGCATCCAGCAGGGCAAACAACCGGCGGAACGCTGGCTAACTATCTGGCGGAGTACTTTCGGGAAAATGGAGAGACAATTACCATTCGTCCTTTACACCGTCTGGATCGGGATACTACAGGCTGTGTGGTATTTGCCAAAGATGCACGAACCCAGTCTGAGCTGGAAAAACAGTTACAGGATGGGAGGCTGAAAAGAAAATATTACGCAGTGGTTTGGGGAAGAATTGAGCCGCCATCCGGTTCTGTTGACGCACCGATCGGACCGCATCCAACGCTGCCAAACCGGCGGGCTGTTCATGATCAGGGGGAGCGTGCGCTTACCCATTACAATACGATCAAGACTTTTGAAAATT
The window above is part of the Dehalobacter sp. genome. Proteins encoded here:
- the glmM gene encoding phosphoglucosamine mutase, translating into MARLFGTDGVRGKANTELTPELAFKLGKAGAYVLGKRQEKAKIVIGKDTRISGDMLEAALAAGICSMGVDVLKAGVLPTPGIAFLTRTLEASAGVVISASHNPYEDNGIKFFAGSGFKLSDELEDEIEDTLKRIDELELPSGGDIGSIVEVENASEKYAAFLKKTSVSLKGLKIILDCANGAAYEVGPKVLADLGAEVIPLYNQPDGININVHCGSTHPEALAKEVLQHGADLGLACDGDADRIIAVDENGNILDGDAIMVICARALKDKGKLAHDSLVVTVMSNMGLHKALRKAGIRILETKVGDRYVMEKLLESGAILGGEQSGHLIFLEHNTTGDGLLSGLQLLSVIKEKKAKLSELAKQMKRFPQVLVNTSVGNKDKIMQNEQVNLKVREVQESLGEDGRILVRPSGTESLIRVMLEGPDQQELIRLAEEVVKVVRIVDQNDLG
- the glmS gene encoding glutamine--fructose-6-phosphate transaminase (isomerizing); this translates as MCGIVGYFGEKSAVPILVEGLRKLEYRGYDSSGIAVMEEGGIRITKSVGKLVNLEEKLSNRTYNAKIGIGHTRWATHGRPSDVNAHPHMDCHGDFAVVHNGIIENYLELREWLTAEGHLFRSETDTEVLAHLVEHFYKGDLQDAVKKMLVKVEGSYAVVVLSYKNPDIMVAARKDSPLIVGIGDGEYFVASDIPAVLKYTRKTYIMEDGEMVTVSAKGLKFCDFTTGECIEKSVFEVTWDAVAAEKGGYEHFMLKEIFEQPKALRDTLAGRLNHDHVVLQEVDLTPKEVALFNKVAIVACGTAYHAGLIGKGLIEHWAKIPVEVDIASEFRYRAPLIDDKTLVVVISQSGETADTLAALRESKKKGARVIAITNVVGSSVAREAHDVIHTWAGPEIAVASTKAYTTQIEGMILLALYLTQAKGTMPKEWITEIISELGKIPDKAEIILKEGAERIKTLARYFEEVSSAFFIGRGLDWAVAQEGSLKLKEISYIHAEAYASGELKHGTLALITEDTPIIALATQRDLYEKTVSNVIEVKARDAKVIGFTFEGNTDLYKSVNEIFYIPETVNELAPILTVIPLQLLSYYVSVARGNDVDKPRNLAKSVTVE
- a CDS encoding sigma 54-interacting transcriptional regulator, whose protein sequence is MLSQERIEKQSQLNHDTIHTFEAIVGKSRPIVQTIDFARNISKSTYNVLLNGESGTGKEIFAQAIHHDYCPEGPFVALNCASIPRNLIESELFGYEGGAFTGANKNGQPGKIEAANGGTLFLDEIGDMPLEVQPVLLRVLEDKRVVRINSSKYTTVNFRLIAATNQNLFQMVQEKTFRSDLYFRLSVLAIDIPPLRDRGKDILLLAHYFLDQISKELQCEPPKLSFEVYKALVEYTWPGNIRQLKNAMVYAVFKAKNGILNIGDLPNEIKHRQTTVSVTQSNDPLPLRDIQKEAIMHALCKNKNKDEAARELGLSKSTLYRKIKEYGLK
- the yedF gene encoding sulfurtransferase-like selenium metabolism protein YedF, producing the protein MGYVLLVTSKGFGKGEEILGEKLMYSYLYSLSEGDHLPSHILFLHEGVKLVTADAPVLNILKTLVDKGVTIYACGICLDFYNLKDQVKVGEIGNMYLNMDIMAEAEKVITLG
- a CDS encoding DUF3343 domain-containing protein, coding for MTSSENVALVFSSVHQTLEAEDLLNSGSWPFVLIPVPPSINQGCGLAIQITCSDQQGVEAYLEQYDILPLKAVRMD
- a CDS encoding aminotransferase class V-fold PLP-dependent enzyme; its protein translation is MLYFDNAATSWPKPEVVYETHDRVLRQGGSAGRGVNQSSLRAGRELLHTRKALSRLFGIANTERIVFTQNITESLNVGLHGLLQTGDHVLISSLEHNAVVRPLEYLKKSGISYTIVPCSREGFLDPAIVESNFQPNTRLFCFTHASNVLGTILPIKQLGQIAKAHHCLFMVDAAQTAGVIPIDVEDQHIDFLAFTGHKSLSGPQGVGGYYARPDLVLNPLIYGGTGLHSLTLEQPDIWPEGMESGTRNIPGIAALGAAVEFILHEGLPNIRSHELQLMSILLEGLEHIPEIQILGPRDINARVGLVSCVFRNHTPDSVALELDRRFDIVTRSGLHCAPLAHQTAGTIDRGALRISINYSQAESDIAALLAALNTILGGSM
- a CDS encoding RluA family pseudouridine synthase translates to MKKFQTFRITEEHQGLTVEQYLKSIVQCSGRKIQKLTRAGGVRLNKRNAYLQKKIKSGDILDVLVLEDQFFGVKPEPGLIDILFEDPALIILYKPAGMLVHPAGQTTGGTLANYLAEYFRENGETITIRPLHRLDRDTTGCVVFAKDARTQSELEKQLQDGRLKRKYYAVVWGRIEPPSGSVDAPIGPHPTLPNRRAVHDQGERALTHYNTIKTFENYSLLELTLETGRTHQIRVHLSSLSHPVLGDRMYGKRSYLIPRQALHARSVSFCHPVDGKLIEIQAPVPPDLENLISHLSL